The DNA window GGGGACGAACTGCACTTTCGACGCCCGAGCGCCCTCACCTTGGCATCGATCACGCGGTCTCTCGGCTGGGATCTGTTGCGTCCCATCGCCCCTCCGCCGCAGGAGGTCGTCCCGCGGTGGCGTCGGATCGCCGAAGGGCTCCGTCATTCGAAAACGCGTGACGCCGATTCGATCTCGCACCACTACGACGTGTCCAACACGTTCTACGAGTACGTGCTCGGGCCATCCATGACGTACACCTGCGCTGCCTACACCTCGGAGAACGACACGCTGGAGGCGGCGCAGGAGAACAAGTATCGTCTCGTGTTCGAGAAGCTCGGCTTGAAGGAAGGCGATCGACTGCTCGACATCGGCTGCGGCTGGGGCGGAATGGTTCGCTTCGCGGCCCGACGGGGCGTCAAGACCATCGGCGCGACCCTGTCCAAAGAGCAGGCCGCCTGGGCGCAGAAGGCAATCGCCGAAGAGGGCCTGTCCGATCTCGCCGAGGTGCGCTTCTCCGACTACCGGGACATCACCGAATCGAACTTCGACGCAGTGTCGTCCATCGGACTCACCGAGCACATCGGCGTCCACAACTATCCGTCGTACTTCGACGCGATCAAGTCCAAGCTTCGCGTCGGCGGACGAGTACTCAACCACAGCATCACCAGGCCGGACAATCGAAGTCATGCGCGCGCAGGATCGTTCATCGACCGCTACGTCTTCCCGGACGGTGAACTGACGGGTTCCGGGCGCATCATCACCGAGATGCAGGATGTCGGTCTAGAGGTACGCCACGAAGAGAACCTGCGCGAGCACTATGCACTCACTCTCAAAGCCTGGTGCAAGAATCTCGTCGACAACTGGGACGCCTGCGTAGCCGAGGCGGGCGAGGGAACTGCCCGCGTCTGGGGCTTGTACATGGCCGGATCTCGGCTCGGGTTCGAGCGCAATGTCGTTCAGCTGCACCAGGTACTGGGCGTCAAGCTCGGCCCCAAGGGCGAGGCGAATGTTCCGCTCCGTCCGTGGTGGGAGGGCTAGCCCTCCAGTGGCGCGGCCACGTGCACGGCAGCACACTCAACCGCGCCACTAGCGGGGACCGCGACTACACCTTGGGGCTGTAGTGCTTCGGATCGTCGCGCGCTTCCAACGGCGGCAGATTGCGCGGAGGGGTCTGCGGTAGCGCAGCGTCGGCAGACAGGCGGCCACGTGCACGGTCCCATCCTGCCCGCCCGCGCGGGTGCAACCGGTAGCGGCGCGGAACCAACGCGAACGACAGGTTCACCGCCTTACCCACCCATCTGAAGACGCGCTCGTCGCGCTCGGACCAGGTGTAACCCAACAACTCTCGCACCGGCTCGTCGTACAACCCGATGGTGAGCCAGACGAACCCGCGAGTGATCGGTACCCGCAGAACCGACCACACCGGGCTCGGAATCCACGCTGCATACGGCGGTGGCCCGAGCTTCGACAGGTCGAGCACGTCGCGTGTTGCCTTGTTGTCCTCCAGTACCTCGTGGCACATGCGTTTCCAGTACAGCTGGAAGTCCTCCCACGTCTCCGGCACCGGTTTCATGCTCATGCCGTAGAGCCGGTACCACTGGATGTGCTCGGTGAACAGCTGCCGCTTCTGGGCTTCGCTCACTCCGCCCATGAAGTTGTCCGCCGTGAGAATCGTCCCCATGAAGAACGTCGCATGCGCCCAGTAGAACGTGTCGGGGTCGAGCGCGTGGTAGCGGCGCCCTTTGGCGTCGACACCCTTGATGCTCTCGTGATATCCGCGGACCTGCAGGGCAGTCGCCTCGGCTCGATCGCCGTCGAACACCACTCCCCCGATGGGATAGAGCGAGCGATACAGACGTTGCCACCGTTCGTCGAAGAAGATCGAGTGTTCCTCGACTCCCGCGCCGAGGCCAGGGTGCATGTTCTGCATGGACCCTGCCCATACACCCTGCAGCATTCCGCGCCAATCACCGAAGTACTTCCATGTCAGCGAATCCGGTCCCAGTGGAACCGGTCGCTCGTCGCCCGACTGACTACGCATGTTGTCAGACTAGGATCTGACAACATGCGTAGTCAATACTTCGGAGAGAGCCGATGACCATCGACGAACGCCGACGCCACCGCCACGAGTCACTTCTGGCTGCAGGAATCGAGTTGCTCGGCTCCCCGGATGGACCCGCCGTCAGTGTTCGCGGTGTCTGCCGCTCGGCAGGTCTCACCGAGCGCTACTTCTACGAGAGCTTCGACGATCGCGATGCATTCGTACGAGCGGTCTACGCCCACGTCGGCGAGCAGGCCCGACAAGCAATCGTCCATGCCGTCGAATCCTCGGACGAACGCGACAGAGTCGAGGCACCTGTCCGCGCGTTCGTCGAGCTGGTTCTGGACAGCCCGAGCGTCGGACGAGTTCTGCTGCTCGCCCCGCTCTCGGAGTCGGCGATCGGCGGAAGTGGCGCAGCGTTGCTACCCAGTTTCGTCGAGCTCGTGCAAGCCCAGTTGACCAGCGAGGACCCCGATGACAAGCGCCTGATCGCCGTCGGCGTGGTCGGGGCACTGACCGCGCTGTTCGTCGGCTACCTCGACGGCTCCATCACGACGCCCCGCGAGAAATTCGTTGCGCACTGCGTCAGGCTCGTCTCCGGGGCGTCGGAACATGCCATGATCGAACCGACCACATTCCGATAACCAAGGAGCTCACACGATGTCCGATCTCGACGAGTCGTTCCAGCAAGCCCAGGTCGACGTCAAGACCCTCACGACCAAGCCGAGCAACGATGATCTGCTGAGCCTGTATTCGTTGTACAAGCAGGGCTCGAAGGGCGACGTCGATGGCAAGCGACCAGGCAGGCTGGACATGGTGAACCGCGCCAAGTACGACGCATGGGCAAAACTCGAAGGCACTGGTCAGGATTCGGCGAAGCAATCGTACGTAGACTTGGTTTCTCGACTTCTGGGCAAGTAACTCATCCACATGAGAGGGACCGTGTGAGCGACTACGACGAGGCAGATCTGCACATCGAGAAGCCGAAGACTCATGCGGCGGGACCGGTCGCTGTCGCAGTGTCGATGAAACGAGCACTCGGGCACATGGGCGCGGTACGCACCGCGAAGACGCTCCTCGACCTCAATCAGGCCGAGGGCTTCGACTGCATGAGCTGCGCGTGGCCGGATCCCGACCCCGGCCACCGCCATGCCGCGGAGTTCTGCGAGAACGGCGCCAAAGCCGTTGCCGAAGAGGCAACGACCACACGTGCCACCCCGGAGTTCTTCGCTCGGCACAGCATCGCCGAACTCGACGCCCGCTCCGAGCACTGGCTCGGCCAGCAAGGCCGCATCACGCACCCGATGGTCAGACTTCCCGGCGCAACGCACTACGAACCCATCGAGTGGGACGACGCCTTCCGCCTCATCGGGGACGAGCTGAATTCTCTCGCCAGTCCCGACGAGGCTCTCTTCTACACGTCCGGGCGCGCCTCCAACGAGGCTGCGTTCGTCTACCAATTGTTCGCGCGTGCGTTCGGGACCAACAATCTTCCCGATTGTTCCAACATGTGCCACGAGTCGACGTCGTTCGCGCTGCAGGAGACCATCGGTATCGGCAAGGCCAGCGTCACCCTCGACGATGTGTACGACGCCGAGCTCATCATCCTGGCCGGTCAGAACCCCGGCACCAACCATCCCAGGATGCTCTCCGCACTGGAGAAGGCCAAGCAGAACGGCGCGAAGATCATCTCGATCAACCCGCTCCGGGAAGCGGGTCTACTGAACTTCAAGAACCCCCAGACCGCACGCGGCATGGTGGGACCCGGGACCGACCTGTCGGACTACCACCTGCCGATCAAGATCAATGGCGACCTTGCGCTGTTCCAAGCCATCGGATCGCTGCTGCTGAAGTGGGACAGCATCGACCACGAATTCGTCGAGTCGTACACCGCAGGATTCGACGAATGGCGCGAGCATGTCGCATCGGTGGACTGGAATGTGGTCACCGACGCGACAGGCTTGACCGTCCAACAGATCACCAAGGCCGCAGAGATGCTGCGCGACTCCAAGGCCACCGTGTTCTGCTGGGCGATGGGACTGACGCAGCACCGCAATGCCGTCGCCACCATCAAAGAAGTCACCAATCTAGCTCTCGCTCAGGGAAATATCGGCAAGCGTGGCGCCGGACTGTTACCGGTCCGTGGACACTCCAACGTGCAGGGCGATCGTACGATGGGGATCTGGGAGAGGGTTCCAGAGCTCTTCCTCGACGCCATCGAGAGCGAGTTCGGCTTCGATCCGCCTCGTAAACACGGTCTCGACACCATCGATTCCATCCGCGCGATGCGCGACGGCAAGGCGCACTTCTTCCTCGGCCTCGGCGGCAATTTCGCTCAAGCGACGCCCGACTCCGAAGTAACGTTCGAAGCACTGCGCAGGATGCGCATGACCGTGCACATCTCCACCAAGATCAACCGTTCACACCTGGTCACCGGCGATATAGCACTGATCCTGCCGACGTTGGGGCGCACCGAGAAGGACGTCCAGAAGTCTGGGCCGCAGTGGATTTCGGTCGAGGACTCGACATGTTCGGTCCACTCATCCCGCGGGCCGCTGAAGCCCGCCAGCGAGTACCTGCGCTCGGAGATCGCGATTCTGACGGGCATCGCGGAGGCGACACTGGGAGACCGCTACGGCATCGACTGGAGGGCCATGCGGGAGGACTACCGCAACATTCGCACCCACATCGCCCGCGTCGTCAGCGGTTGCGACGGGTACGAGGTCAATGTCCGCCGGCCCGGCGGCTTCATTCTCCCGCACCCGCCACGGGACTCGAGGAAGTTCGAGACCCCTTCGGGCAAAGCAGAATTCACATCCTCGCCCATCGACGTCCTGCACGTTCCCGACGGGCATCTCTTGCTGCAGACCCTCCGCAGTCACGATCAGTTCAATACGACCATCTACGGACTGAGCGACCGGTATCGCGGAATCGAGGGTGGCCGACGCGTCGTCTTCGTCCATCGTGAGGACATCGCGGCGCTCGGCTACCGTGACGGCGACTTCGTCGACCTGGTGACGAAGTGGGACGACGACGATATCGACCGGAGTGCATCGAACTTCCGCATCGTCGAGTACGACACCCCGCGTGGGTGCGCCGCGGCGTACTACCCGGAGACCAATCCTCTCGTGCCGCTCGACTCGACGGCGACGGACAGCAACTGCCCGACGTCGAAGTCCGTTGTGATCCAACTGGTTCCCGCCGGGACCACGACGGCCGTCGACAACCACGGGCACCAGGACGAGATGCGTTCGGACGAAGTCCACAAGAAGCATCCGCAGCCGCATCATCTCAGCTAGGCCCAGCGCAGTTGGACCCAGTGGCACGGTTGAGTGCACCCTGGTGCACTCAACCGTGCCACTGATCAGAGAAGTTCAAACAAGCGAACGACCCTGCTTGATCCTGGTCCTCACATCCCACAGCAGGATGTTGAACGGCATGTTCCGGATCACCTGGGGCGTCAACCTGTTCACTACCGCGAGGCTGCCCAGCAGCCGATCGAAACGCCTCTGCTTGACCGGGTCCCACGGCAGCTCCATCTCGTCGCGGAACCGCTCGGGCAGAAATCCCGTCGTCACGAAACGCATGAACGGGCCGATGAACGGATGCAGGATTGCCGGCTTGGCGAACGTCGCCGAGGCGATGCCGTAGAGGTACTTTCGAATGGTCGGGTCGATGTGCACGTCGTTCAGCGCTGTGTTCCAGTATTTTTCGAAGGTGACACGGTCGGACGGCCACATGTCGCGCGGCATCTGCAGTGTCGATCCCAGCACATGGCATCGCTGATACATCTCGTCGAGAGTCCCCGCGTCCGGTTCGCCGTACAACGCGTTGTAGACGTCCTCGAACCCTCGGTACAGACATGCCGCGACCCACAGCTGCAGGTTCGGATCGAATGCGTTGTACTTCACCGGGCTGTCGGCTGTGGACTTCACCGCGGCGTGAGACCGATTGGTTGCCTTGCGGTACGCGGCTTTGACGTCGTCCTCGCCCATCCCCGCCACCGCCAGGTAGGACAGCGTCGTGCGAGTCCTCTTCACCGGATGCCGATTGATCTGGCCGCTCTCGACCTTGCTTTCGTACACCCCATACCCGACCGCCGGATGCGCCAGCTGCATGATCACGTTGGCACCGCCTGCCAGCAGACCGACACCCGTCATCGATTTCCGGAGTAGTTCGTTGTCGACTGCCATGGCGAAATCCTTCTGTTCTGATCTGCATACGTTCGTGTGCAGATAACGTTAGGCGAGGCCGACGAAGAGTGTCAAGATGTTGTTCATGCCCGAATCACCCCGGACCTACGGCGGAGTCGACGGCTCGGCCCGGGTCGCCGAACGACGTCGCATGCTCGTCGAAGCGGGTCTCGACCTGCTGGGAACGACCGAGCCCGAGCTGAGCGTGCGAGGCGTGTGCCGTCGATCCGGAGTCGCTTCACGGTATTTCTACGAGAGCTTCGCCGACAAGAACGCGCTGATGGAAGCCGTGTACGACCGGGTGATCGGCGACATCACGACGACCGCACTCGCTGCAGTCTCGGCGTCGTCCAACAGCGAACGCGAACGCGTCCACGCCGCAGTCCATGCCATAGTCCGATCGGTCGCCGAGGATCCACGCCGCGGGCGTGTGTTGTTCTCGGCGACGTTGAGCAACGATGTCCTCGCCGCGAAGCGAGCCGAGTCGACGAAGATGTTCGCGGCCCTTCTCGCAGCACAGGCAAACCAGTTCTACGGCACCTCTGCGAACCGGAAGCAAGTTCTTACAACACATTTCGTCGTCGGTGGTTTCGCGCAGGTCCTGACGGCGTGGCTCGGCGGCGAACTCGATCTCGACGAGAGTGCCGTAGTCACCCAATGCACGGATCTGCTACTGGCCGCCGCTCCCTATGCGGCGCCCTAGTGGTGCGGCGATGCGCGCTCTGGTGCACTCAACCGCGCCACTGGGGCCGGAGGCCCCGCTACGATCTAGGCGCCATCCTCTCTCGGTAGGCAACCAAATGCTCCGCCCCGTCCGCGAACTGCCGACCCATCAGCTCACCGGCCGCTTCGACGTCTCCGCGCGCGAAGGCGTCGATCAACGCGTCGTGACCGGCAACGGCCTCTCGACCCCACGACTCCGACGCCGAGTACAGCTTGGTCGGCGTGTAGCGGATCGCTCCGTAGAGGAACCAAGCGAGCTTTCGTCCGCCCGCGACTCTGTTGACGAACCGGTGGAATTCGAAAACTCCCGTCTCGACTGCATCGGGATTCGCGCGTGCGACGGCGTCACGAAGCCGAGCATTGAGGCCCGTCAGTTCCTCGATCTGCGCCTCTGTGATGACGCGTGCCGCCCGGCGAGCCAGCTTGCTCGCGATGGCACCCTGCAGCCAGAAGATGTCCTCGATGTCGTCACGGTCCAGCTCTCCGACGCGGTAGCCGCGGTTGGGCACCTGCTCGACGAGCCCCTCCCCACGCAGGGACACCAGCGCCTCCCGCACCGGAGTGGCACTGACCCCCAACTCCGCTGCAGCGTCGTCGATCCGCACGAACACGCCGGGCCGTAGCACCCCCGACATGATCTGACTGCGGATATGCGCGGCAACGTCTTCGGACAACTGCGGTCGACGCCGCAATCCTTTCACCGCCAGCCCTTTCACCGCCGGACCCGTCGTCGCCAATTCCGGTGCAGTCACAGCCCGTACGTCTTGCCGATGATGTCGCGCTGAATCTCGTTGGTACCGCCGTAGATCGATGAGACGAGGGTGGTTCGGACATGCTTCTCCATGTCGAACTCGGTGGCGTAGCCGTACCCACCCATCATCTGCATACCCTCGAGCGCAACCTTCTTGGCCGTCTCGGTGAGCTTCAGCTTTGCCATCGAGGCTTCCCGAGGGAACAACTTGCCGGGGTTCTCGTCCACGAGCCGGGCGACGTGGTAGACCAGCAATCGACCGCATTCGATCTCGGTCGCGAGGTCCGCCACTCGGTGCCTGAGGGCTTGAAAAGTTCCGACGGGCCGACCGAACTGCTTACGTTGGGTGATGAACTGGAGGGTGTCGTCGAATGCTCTCTGCGCGGTACCGAGCATCATCGCCGCCAGGATCAATCGCTCGATGTTGAGCCCGGTCATGAGCTGCGACCACCCTTGACCCTCGACTCCGACAACCGCTTCCTCGGGCAGCACGCAGTCGGTGAAGTAGAGGTCGTTGACCTCCTTGCCACCCATCGTGTCGATCCCGACGATGTTGAGGCCGTCCACATCGGCGGGCACATCGAACATCGTCATGCCCCCATGCTTGCCTTCACCGCGGCTGGTTCGGGCTACCAGCAAGATCCGGTCCGCGAAGTGCGCATTGGAGCACCATGTCTTCTGGCCGTTGATCAGCCACCCGTCGCTGGTCTTCTCGGCCCGACAGCTCAGATTTCCGACGTCCGATCCGGCCTCCGGTTCGGACATCGAGATCGAGTAGCTCCTGCCTGCGACGATTCCGCCGAGCA is part of the Rhodococcus sovatensis genome and encodes:
- a CDS encoding oxygenase MpaB family protein; its protein translation is MAVDNELLRKSMTGVGLLAGGANVIMQLAHPAVGYGVYESKVESGQINRHPVKRTRTTLSYLAVAGMGEDDVKAAYRKATNRSHAAVKSTADSPVKYNAFDPNLQLWVAACLYRGFEDVYNALYGEPDAGTLDEMYQRCHVLGSTLQMPRDMWPSDRVTFEKYWNTALNDVHIDPTIRKYLYGIASATFAKPAILHPFIGPFMRFVTTGFLPERFRDEMELPWDPVKQRRFDRLLGSLAVVNRLTPQVIRNMPFNILLWDVRTRIKQGRSLV
- a CDS encoding oxygenase MpaB family protein, giving the protein MRSQSGDERPVPLGPDSLTWKYFGDWRGMLQGVWAGSMQNMHPGLGAGVEEHSIFFDERWQRLYRSLYPIGGVVFDGDRAEATALQVRGYHESIKGVDAKGRRYHALDPDTFYWAHATFFMGTILTADNFMGGVSEAQKRQLFTEHIQWYRLYGMSMKPVPETWEDFQLYWKRMCHEVLEDNKATRDVLDLSKLGPPPYAAWIPSPVWSVLRVPITRGFVWLTIGLYDEPVRELLGYTWSERDERVFRWVGKAVNLSFALVPRRYRLHPRGRAGWDRARGRLSADAALPQTPPRNLPPLEARDDPKHYSPKV
- a CDS encoding class I SAM-dependent methyltransferase, which produces MTTFKEPTTRETRTHKLTISEILELVSDGNIPLRFTAYDGSAAGPEDAEIGLTLKSPRGTTYLATAPGDLGMARAYVSGDLDAVGVHPGDPYDLLRIMGDELHFRRPSALTLASITRSLGWDLLRPIAPPPQEVVPRWRRIAEGLRHSKTRDADSISHHYDVSNTFYEYVLGPSMTYTCAAYTSENDTLEAAQENKYRLVFEKLGLKEGDRLLDIGCGWGGMVRFAARRGVKTIGATLSKEQAAWAQKAIAEEGLSDLAEVRFSDYRDITESNFDAVSSIGLTEHIGVHNYPSYFDAIKSKLRVGGRVLNHSITRPDNRSHARAGSFIDRYVFPDGELTGSGRIITEMQDVGLEVRHEENLREHYALTLKAWCKNLVDNWDACVAEAGEGTARVWGLYMAGSRLGFERNVVQLHQVLGVKLGPKGEANVPLRPWWEG
- a CDS encoding FdhF/YdeP family oxidoreductase, translated to MSDYDEADLHIEKPKTHAAGPVAVAVSMKRALGHMGAVRTAKTLLDLNQAEGFDCMSCAWPDPDPGHRHAAEFCENGAKAVAEEATTTRATPEFFARHSIAELDARSEHWLGQQGRITHPMVRLPGATHYEPIEWDDAFRLIGDELNSLASPDEALFYTSGRASNEAAFVYQLFARAFGTNNLPDCSNMCHESTSFALQETIGIGKASVTLDDVYDAELIILAGQNPGTNHPRMLSALEKAKQNGAKIISINPLREAGLLNFKNPQTARGMVGPGTDLSDYHLPIKINGDLALFQAIGSLLLKWDSIDHEFVESYTAGFDEWREHVASVDWNVVTDATGLTVQQITKAAEMLRDSKATVFCWAMGLTQHRNAVATIKEVTNLALAQGNIGKRGAGLLPVRGHSNVQGDRTMGIWERVPELFLDAIESEFGFDPPRKHGLDTIDSIRAMRDGKAHFFLGLGGNFAQATPDSEVTFEALRRMRMTVHISTKINRSHLVTGDIALILPTLGRTEKDVQKSGPQWISVEDSTCSVHSSRGPLKPASEYLRSEIAILTGIAEATLGDRYGIDWRAMREDYRNIRTHIARVVSGCDGYEVNVRRPGGFILPHPPRDSRKFETPSGKAEFTSSPIDVLHVPDGHLLLQTLRSHDQFNTTIYGLSDRYRGIEGGRRVVFVHREDIAALGYRDGDFVDLVTKWDDDDIDRSASNFRIVEYDTPRGCAAAYYPETNPLVPLDSTATDSNCPTSKSVVIQLVPAGTTTAVDNHGHQDEMRSDEVHKKHPQPHHLS
- a CDS encoding acyl-CoA-binding protein, whose protein sequence is MSDLDESFQQAQVDVKTLTTKPSNDDLLSLYSLYKQGSKGDVDGKRPGRLDMVNRAKYDAWAKLEGTGQDSAKQSYVDLVSRLLGK
- a CDS encoding TetR/AcrR family transcriptional regulator, which codes for MPESPRTYGGVDGSARVAERRRMLVEAGLDLLGTTEPELSVRGVCRRSGVASRYFYESFADKNALMEAVYDRVIGDITTTALAAVSASSNSERERVHAAVHAIVRSVAEDPRRGRVLFSATLSNDVLAAKRAESTKMFAALLAAQANQFYGTSANRKQVLTTHFVVGGFAQVLTAWLGGELDLDESAVVTQCTDLLLAAAPYAAP
- a CDS encoding acyl-CoA dehydrogenase family protein, with translation MSTDFTPEQASFAKAIAAFCARETGSREQRDALTEHGKHTHNQDLYEKMAELGWLGATIGEEFGGADGSTVDMCILLEEAAKGMAPIGGIGPTLITGAAYEKFGTPTQKAVVLGGIVAGRSYSISMSEPEAGSDVGNLSCRAEKTSDGWLINGQKTWCSNAHFADRILLVARTSRGEGKHGGMTMFDVPADVDGLNIVGIDTMGGKEVNDLYFTDCVLPEEAVVGVEGQGWSQLMTGLNIERLILAAMMLGTAQRAFDDTLQFITQRKQFGRPVGTFQALRHRVADLATEIECGRLLVYHVARLVDENPGKLFPREASMAKLKLTETAKKVALEGMQMMGGYGYATEFDMEKHVRTTLVSSIYGGTNEIQRDIIGKTYGL
- a CDS encoding TetR/AcrR family transcriptional regulator: MTIDERRRHRHESLLAAGIELLGSPDGPAVSVRGVCRSAGLTERYFYESFDDRDAFVRAVYAHVGEQARQAIVHAVESSDERDRVEAPVRAFVELVLDSPSVGRVLLLAPLSESAIGGSGAALLPSFVELVQAQLTSEDPDDKRLIAVGVVGALTALFVGYLDGSITTPREKFVAHCVRLVSGASEHAMIEPTTFR
- a CDS encoding GntR family transcriptional regulator, producing MTAPELATTGPAVKGLAVKGLRRRPQLSEDVAAHIRSQIMSGVLRPGVFVRIDDAAAELGVSATPVREALVSLRGEGLVEQVPNRGYRVGELDRDDIEDIFWLQGAIASKLARRAARVITEAQIEELTGLNARLRDAVARANPDAVETGVFEFHRFVNRVAGGRKLAWFLYGAIRYTPTKLYSASESWGREAVAGHDALIDAFARGDVEAAGELMGRQFADGAEHLVAYRERMAPRS